In one Lepisosteus oculatus isolate fLepOcu1 chromosome 26, fLepOcu1.hap2, whole genome shotgun sequence genomic region, the following are encoded:
- the nek8 gene encoding serine/threonine-protein kinase Nek8, with protein sequence MEKYEKIKVVGRGAFGIVHLCRRRSDQNLVILKEIPVEQMTRDERLAAQNECQVLKLLSHPNIIEYYENFLEDKALMIAMEYAPGGTLADFIQKRCNSLLDEDTILHFFVQILLALHHVHNKLILHRDLKTQNILLDKHQMIVKIGDFGISKILVSKSKAYTVVGTPCYISPELCEGKPYNQKSDIWALGCVLYELASLKRAFEAANLPALVLKIMSGTFAPISDRYSPELRQLILNMLNLDPSKRPQLNEIMAQPICIRPLLNLHTDIGNVRMRRIEKPLSTVPAGAHGRPGGRVPRSRSRGALLSSGTGKAVHPPPLSSVYTWGSGIATPLRLPMLNTEVLQVSLGRTQKMGVTKSGRLITWEAPSVGSGEPTLPGSVEQLQPQFISRFLEGQSGVTIKSVSCGDLFATCMTDRGIVMTFGSGSNGCLGHGNFNDVAQPKIVEALLGYELVQVSCGASHVLAVTNEREVFAWGRGDNGRLGLGTQDSHNSPQQVLVPPEFEAHRVLCGVDCSMIIGTRHHILACGSNRFNKLGLDKLDGVEEPSPAGQVEEVHVFTPVQSAPFNAEKIVQVSIGTAHSAAITDKGQCFTFGSNQHGQLGCSTRRNSRVPYLVPGLQGITMAACGDAFTVVIGAEGEVYTWGKGARGRLGRKEEDSGIPKLVQLDEAHPYVVTSVACCHGNTLLAVKPFLDESTPR encoded by the exons ATGGAGAAGTATGAAAAAATTAAAGTAGTTGGGAGAGGAGCTTTTGG TATTGTCCACCTGTGCCGGAGGAGGAGTGATCAGAACCTGGTGATCCTGAAGGAGATCCCCGTGGAGCAGATGACCCGGGACGAGCGCCTGGCTGCCCAGAACGAGTGCCAGGTCCTCAAACTGCTCAGCCACCCCAACATCATCGAGTACTACGAGAACTTCCTGGAGGACAAGGCCCTGATGATTGCCATGGAGTACGCCCCAG GCGGCACCCTGGCGGACTTCATCCAGAAGCGCTGTAACTCCCTGCTGGACGAGGACACCATCCTGCACTTCTTCGTCCAGATCCTCCTCGCGCTCCACCACGTCCACAACAAGCTCATCCTGCACCGCGACCTCAAGACGCAGAACATCCTGCTGGACAAGCACCAGATGATCGTGAAGATCGGGGACTTCGGCATCTCCAAGATCCTCGTCAGCAAGAGCAAAGCCTACACT GTTGTCGGGACTCCCTGCTACATTTCTCCCGAGCTGTGTGAAGGGAAACCCTACAACCAGAAGAGTGACATCTGGGCCCTGGGATGTGTGCTGTACGAGCTGGCCAGTCTAAAGAGGGCTTTTGAGGCTGCG AACTTGCCCGCCCTGGTTCTGAAGATCATGAGCGGCACCTTTGCTCCGATCTCGGACCGGTACAGCCCCGAGCTGCGCCAGCTCATCCTGAACATGCTCAACCTGGACCCGTCCAAGCGGCCGCAGCTGAACGAGATCATGGCCCAGCCCATCTGCATCCGCCCCCTGCTCAACCTCCACACGGACATCGGCAACGTCCGGATGCGGAG GATTGAGAAGCCCCTGTCCACAGTCCCGGCAGGTGCCCACGGGCGGCCCGGAGGACGAGTGCCCAGAAGCCGGTCCAGAG GTGCGCTGCTGAGCTCTGGCACTGGGAAGGCGGTGCACCCCCCTCCCCTGTCCTCAGTGTACACCTGGGGCAGCGGCATCGCCACGCCCCTCCGCCTGCCCATGCTCAACACCGAGGTGCTGCAGGTGTCGCTGGGACGGACGCAGAAGATGGGCGTCACCAAGTCCGGCCGCCTCATCACCTGGGAG GCTCCCTCCGTGGGGTCCGGGGAGCCCACCCTGCCCGGCTCCGTGGAGCAGCTGCAGCCCCAGTTCATCTCCCGCTTCCTGGAGGGCCAGTCCGGGGTCACCATCAAGTCTGTGTCCTGCGGGGATCTCTTCGCTACCTGCATGACAG ACAGGGGCATCGTCATGACCTTCGGAAGTGGGAGCAATGGCTGTCTCGGACATGGGAACTTCAATGACGTCGCACAG CCTAAGATAGTGGAGGCGCTGCTGGGATACGAGCTGGTCCAGGTGTCGTGCGGGGCTTCCCATGTCCTCGCTGTGACTAACGAGCGGGAGGTGTTTGCTTGGGGAAGAGGGGACAACG GCCGCCTCGGCCTGGGCACGCAGGATTCCCACAATTCCCCGCAACAGGTGCTTGTGCCCCCGGAGTTTGAGGCTCACCGGGTGCTCTGCGGCGTCGACTGCTCCATGATCATCGGCACGCGGCACCACATCCTGGCCTGCGGCAGCAACAG GTTTAACAAACTGGGGTTGGACAAGTTAGACGGCGTGGAAGAGCCGTCCCCTGCCGGTCAGGTTGAAGAAGTGCACGTCTTCACCCCCGTCCAGTCGGCTCCCTTTAACGCGGAGAAAATTGTTCAGGTCAGCATCGGAACAGCCCATTCTGCTGCCATCACAG ACAAGGGCCAGTGCTTCACCTTCGGCAGTAACCAGCACGGCCAGCTGGGCTGCAGTACCCGCAGGAACAGCCGTGTGCCATACCTAGTGCCGGGGCTGCAGGGCATCACCATGGCAGCATGCGGAGATGCCTTTACCGTGGTCATTGGAGCAG